One genomic window of Thermococcus indicus includes the following:
- a CDS encoding ATP-binding protein codes for MELKPFYQIAIPHDDIKEGKFTLDTFAADLWSVYQDRGPEDYRNPELFWERTYITSGLSALLDIARKRLLEGVGDAVIQLQTPFGGGKTHSLIALYHKAKKWGANVVVLDGTAFDAREVILWEELERQLTGSVRRLKGNVAPGKIKLSELLEEKAPVLILVDELLEYMVKAAGVTVGETTLADQTLAFIHELTEVVKSTDRVLLVMTLPSSILEHYSEKAEEYFQKLQKIVGRSQKVFTPVQEEEVHDVIRTRLFKRIDESEMEAVVKRVVEYLEKEGLIPEGLNAYQYRQRFLRSYPFQPEVIDVLYHRWGSLPKFQRTRGVLRLLSIVVHSLIGRDVSFIRLSDFDLSVKTLRDELIDIIGESRYYSVLDADILSPNSGAKRVDRMVGESYEHYRVGTRAATVIFMYSFSGGDVRGATTKEIKLSCADTRYSSSIVGDAILYLKDSLLYLHYRDGRYFFSLEPSLNKLVVDEMNNVSEEQIRDVEHELLKGQLKGRYFKVYLWPSKPVDVPDSDPSLKLVVLPEYDKEKVLQILQSYGGSERVHKNTLIFLVPRETERASFNRLVRRYLAWKIIDEKAKRGSLELTSEQKNDVKENLKRAREDIVQKIAELYRLVLLPTRGGYEELDLGMKPVGIKKTIEELIYEKLREEGKLVEKMAPVVIEMKYLDGKEYVPTKALYESFLKTPGMPLLKSKSVLIDAIRQGVSEGRFGLGYLTGEEVTCEYLGEKPTVTLDEKEVIVNRKYCEELRTRAKAEAEAEAEAQAIAQEKATAGSVAEASGEEWKPPAVRDRQAVLVPPETEGREEVVVGSQVESIHLHLTLGPGTGGLRDILRALNLLKIKFERVTIEIKAERGNMSQTEYENLLETFRQLGIDVEELGEE; via the coding sequence ATGGAGCTGAAGCCGTTTTACCAGATCGCCATTCCCCACGATGATATAAAGGAAGGGAAGTTCACCCTTGATACCTTCGCCGCTGACCTCTGGAGCGTGTATCAAGACAGGGGACCTGAGGATTACAGGAACCCTGAGCTCTTCTGGGAGAGAACGTACATAACGAGTGGGTTGAGTGCCCTCCTTGACATAGCAAGGAAAAGACTCCTCGAGGGCGTTGGGGACGCGGTGATACAGCTTCAGACTCCCTTTGGCGGGGGTAAGACTCACTCGCTTATAGCCCTCTATCACAAGGCCAAGAAGTGGGGCGCGAACGTGGTCGTTCTTGATGGGACTGCCTTTGACGCGAGGGAGGTCATCCTCTGGGAGGAGCTTGAGCGCCAGCTCACGGGCAGTGTAAGGCGCCTCAAGGGCAACGTCGCCCCGGGAAAGATAAAGCTATCGGAACTCCTTGAGGAGAAGGCTCCAGTGCTGATTCTCGTTGATGAACTCCTTGAGTACATGGTAAAGGCCGCTGGGGTTACCGTTGGAGAAACCACCCTCGCCGACCAGACACTGGCCTTCATCCACGAGCTCACTGAAGTCGTGAAGTCCACCGACAGGGTTCTTCTCGTCATGACCCTTCCGTCCAGCATTCTTGAGCACTACTCGGAGAAGGCCGAGGAGTACTTCCAGAAGCTCCAGAAGATAGTGGGGCGCTCTCAGAAGGTGTTCACTCCAGTACAGGAGGAGGAAGTCCATGACGTCATCAGAACGAGGCTCTTCAAGAGGATTGATGAGTCCGAGATGGAGGCCGTTGTGAAGCGTGTGGTAGAGTACCTTGAGAAGGAAGGCCTCATCCCTGAGGGCCTCAACGCCTATCAGTACCGCCAGAGGTTCCTCAGGAGTTACCCCTTCCAGCCAGAGGTCATTGACGTTCTCTACCACCGCTGGGGTAGCCTGCCGAAGTTCCAGAGGACGAGGGGCGTGCTGAGGCTCCTCTCCATAGTGGTCCACTCGCTCATCGGAAGGGATGTGTCCTTCATCAGGCTCTCCGACTTCGACTTGAGTGTCAAAACGCTCAGGGACGAGCTCATAGACATCATCGGGGAGAGCAGGTACTACTCGGTTCTTGATGCTGACATTCTCTCGCCCAACTCGGGCGCAAAGCGTGTTGACAGGATGGTCGGCGAATCCTACGAACACTATCGCGTGGGGACGAGGGCGGCAACTGTCATCTTCATGTACTCCTTCTCCGGCGGGGACGTGAGAGGAGCCACCACGAAGGAGATAAAGCTCTCCTGTGCTGACACGAGGTACTCGAGCAGTATAGTGGGGGACGCCATCCTCTACCTCAAAGATAGTCTGCTCTACCTCCACTACCGCGATGGTCGGTACTTCTTCAGCCTTGAGCCAAGCCTCAACAAGCTCGTCGTGGACGAGATGAACAACGTGAGCGAGGAGCAGATAAGGGACGTTGAACACGAACTGCTGAAGGGCCAGCTCAAGGGGCGGTACTTCAAGGTCTACCTGTGGCCGAGTAAGCCGGTGGACGTTCCCGATAGTGACCCAAGCTTGAAACTCGTTGTTCTCCCAGAATACGACAAGGAGAAGGTCCTCCAGATTCTGCAATCTTATGGCGGTAGCGAGAGAGTCCACAAGAACACCCTCATCTTCCTCGTTCCAAGGGAGACTGAGAGGGCCAGTTTCAACAGGCTCGTGAGGAGGTATCTTGCATGGAAAATCATCGACGAGAAGGCAAAGAGGGGCTCCCTGGAGCTCACTTCAGAGCAAAAGAATGACGTGAAGGAGAATTTGAAGCGAGCACGGGAGGACATCGTTCAAAAGATAGCGGAGCTTTACAGGCTGGTTCTCCTGCCCACGCGCGGTGGCTACGAAGAGCTTGACCTCGGCATGAAGCCTGTGGGCATCAAGAAGACCATCGAGGAGCTCATCTATGAGAAGCTCAGGGAAGAGGGTAAGCTCGTCGAGAAGATGGCCCCAGTGGTCATCGAGATGAAGTACCTGGATGGAAAGGAGTACGTTCCAACGAAGGCACTCTACGAGAGCTTCCTCAAGACTCCGGGAATGCCTCTCCTGAAGAGCAAGAGCGTGCTTATAGACGCGATAAGGCAGGGAGTAAGCGAGGGACGCTTCGGATTGGGATACCTCACCGGGGAGGAGGTAACCTGCGAGTACCTTGGTGAAAAGCCCACGGTCACTCTCGACGAGAAGGAGGTCATCGTGAACAGGAAGTACTGTGAGGAGCTGAGGACAAGAGCAAAGGCTGAAGCTGAGGCAGAAGCTGAAGCTCAAGCTATAGCTCAAGAGAAAGCTACAGCTGGGAGCGTAGCTGAAGCTTCCGGGGAAGAGTGGAAGCCTCCCGCAGTCAGAGACAGGCAGGCTGTGCTTGTGCCCCCGGAAACAGAGGGTAGAGAAGAAGTAGTGGTGGGAAGCCAGGTAGAGTCCATTCACCTGCACCTGACACTGGGACCAGGAACTGGAGGGCTGAGGGACATATTGAGGGCGTTGAATCTGCTGAAGATCAAGTTTGAGAGGGTTACCATCGAGATAAAGGCAGAGAGGGGGAACATGAGCCAGACGGAGTATGAGAATCTGCTTGAGACGTTCAGACAGCTCGGGATTGACGTTGAAGAACTTGGGGAGGAATAA